From the genome of Kaistella daneshvariae, one region includes:
- a CDS encoding hydrogen peroxide-inducible genes activator codes for MNIQQLEYLIAVDKFKHFGNAAQACFITQPTLSAMIQKFEEELDVKIFDRTTHPIRTTDVGAQLIIEAKKVVDAINELKTKANDLNNVLAGNLNLGIIPTVSGSILPSEIFDFLKNHPKIQLNVKEMTTDNIIKALKSGELDAGIISTPYTAADEFYHDFLFNEELMLYSAEISDEQKEDSFVIPEKIDVHKVWLLEEGNCLRTQFENICELRENTVAPKNLEFVASNITTLVQLVDKLGGISILPELAIDQLSDRQKEKVKRFRKPFPYREISMIYYKPTYKQKILDEMIQFIADSLKTKLNFNENPNEFTVIKPQ; via the coding sequence TTGGAATATCTTATCGCTGTAGATAAATTTAAGCACTTCGGAAATGCGGCACAAGCCTGCTTTATTACGCAGCCCACTTTGAGTGCGATGATTCAGAAATTTGAGGAAGAGCTGGATGTGAAAATTTTCGACCGTACTACGCATCCCATCCGCACCACGGATGTTGGCGCGCAGCTGATCATCGAAGCAAAAAAAGTGGTAGATGCCATCAACGAATTAAAGACCAAAGCGAATGACCTGAACAATGTGCTTGCAGGAAATTTAAACCTCGGTATCATCCCTACGGTTTCCGGCTCCATCTTGCCGTCTGAAATTTTTGATTTTTTAAAAAATCATCCAAAGATTCAGCTGAATGTGAAGGAAATGACGACCGACAATATTATCAAAGCTTTGAAATCGGGAGAACTAGACGCGGGAATTATTTCCACACCTTATACCGCGGCAGACGAATTTTACCATGATTTTCTTTTCAACGAAGAACTGATGCTTTATTCAGCTGAAATTAGTGACGAGCAGAAAGAAGACAGTTTTGTGATACCAGAAAAAATAGATGTGCATAAAGTCTGGCTTTTGGAAGAAGGAAACTGCCTGCGTACGCAGTTTGAAAATATCTGCGAGTTACGCGAGAACACCGTTGCGCCTAAAAATCTGGAGTTTGTAGCCTCGAATATAACCACATTGGTGCAACTTGTGGACAAATTAGGCGGCATCAGTATTTTGCCGGAACTTGCAATTGATCAGCTTTCCGACAGGCAGAAAGAAAAAGTAAAACGCTTCCGCAAACCTTTTCCGTATCGGGAAATCTCGATGATTTACTACAAACCTACTTACAAACAGAAGATTTTGGATGAAATGATTCAGTTTATCGCAGACTCGCTGAAGACAAAACTGAATTTTAATGAGAATCCAAA